In Bufo gargarizans isolate SCDJY-AF-19 chromosome 6, ASM1485885v1, whole genome shotgun sequence, a single genomic region encodes these proteins:
- the LOC122941652 gene encoding uncharacterized protein LOC122941652 isoform X1 — MNSRPLMATAALPLVLFLLFRNVCGQFVVDNVYIVDGVAKGSMTLPCSLTAPSNWKDHKLKIIWFKNFTEKLWDCVVKREKPPNCRSSPNSSRTRISWEVFGNADLEISVLQESDAGPYQCWILLSDAYRRRDLLLRVNGVPTDGPGPDTRGQFLGLVLDASSWRFFLLNSWPLAAFLILLLLTQRLRISRRKRKCNLPNLI, encoded by the exons ATGAATTCCCGACCGCTCATGGCGACAGCGGCCCTGCCCCTCGTCCTGTTTCTGCTGTTCCGGAACG TTTGCGGCCAGTTTGTGGTGGACAATGTGTACATTGTGGACGGAGTTGCCAAAGGCAGCATGACGTTACCGTGCTCGCTCACCGCACCCAGCAACTGGAAGGACCACAAGCTGAAGATTATCTGGTTCAAAAACTTTACAGAAAAATTATGGGATTGTGTGGTGAAAAGAGAGAAGCCGCCCAATTGTCGCTCGTCCCCGAACTCTTCCCGGACTCGAATCTCATGGGAGGTCTTTGGAAACGCTGATTTAGAGATCTCTGTGCTACAGGAATCGGACGCTGGGCCGTATCAGTGCTGGATCCTCCTGTCAGACGCCTACCGCCGCAGAGACCTGCTCCTCAGGGTCAACG GAGTCCCTACTGATGGTCCAGGACCAGACACAAGAGGTCAGTTCTTAGGACTGGTGTTGGATGCTTCTTCATGGAGGTTCTTCCTGCTGAACAGCTGGCCATTGGCTGCTTTCCTCATTCTGCTGCTTCTGACTCAAAGATTACGTATCAGTAGGAGAAAGAGAAAATGTAATCTCCCTAACTTAATATAA
- the LOC122941652 gene encoding uncharacterized protein LOC122941652 isoform X2, which translates to MNSRPLMATAALPLVLFLLFRNVCGQFVVDNVYIVDGVAKGSMTLPCSLTAPSNWKDHKLKIIWFKNFTEKLWDCVVKREKPPNCRSSPNSSRTRISWEVFGNADLEISVLQESDAGPYQCWILLSDAYRRRDLLLRVNDSVTHWTCGRICNFFPFHSTSPY; encoded by the exons ATGAATTCCCGACCGCTCATGGCGACAGCGGCCCTGCCCCTCGTCCTGTTTCTGCTGTTCCGGAACG TTTGCGGCCAGTTTGTGGTGGACAATGTGTACATTGTGGACGGAGTTGCCAAAGGCAGCATGACGTTACCGTGCTCGCTCACCGCACCCAGCAACTGGAAGGACCACAAGCTGAAGATTATCTGGTTCAAAAACTTTACAGAAAAATTATGGGATTGTGTGGTGAAAAGAGAGAAGCCGCCCAATTGTCGCTCGTCCCCGAACTCTTCCCGGACTCGAATCTCATGGGAGGTCTTTGGAAACGCTGATTTAGAGATCTCTGTGCTACAGGAATCGGACGCTGGGCCGTATCAGTGCTGGATCCTCCTGTCAGACGCCTACCGCCGCAGAGACCTGCTCCTCAGGGTCAACG ATTCAGTCACACACTGGACTTGCGgcagaatctgcaacttcttccccttCCATTCCAC GAGTCCCTACTGA